The following are encoded together in the Streptococcus oralis genome:
- a CDS encoding GntR family transcriptional regulator, whose amino-acid sequence MSWSFDNTKPIYLQIMEKIKLQIVSHELEPNQQLPTVRDLASEAGVNPNTIQRALSDLEREGFVYSKRTTGRFVTEDLDLILQSRKQLSEEQLQQFVSCMLQFGYKKEELPNVLSDYIKGV is encoded by the coding sequence ATGTCCTGGTCATTTGATAATACAAAACCGATTTATTTACAGATTATGGAAAAAATCAAATTACAGATTGTTTCCCATGAACTGGAACCCAACCAACAGCTCCCTACCGTGAGAGATTTGGCGAGCGAGGCTGGGGTCAATCCTAATACCATTCAGCGCGCCTTGTCTGACCTCGAACGTGAAGGATTTGTATACAGCAAGCGGACAACTGGTCGATTCGTCACCGAGGATTTGGACCTCATCCTTCAGTCCCGCAAACAACTTTCTGAGGAGCAACTGCAACAATTCGTCTCTTGCATGCTTCAATTTGGCTACAAAAAAGAAGAACTGCCAAATGTATTAAGCGACTATATTAAAGGAGTTTAA